GCCACCTGGCGCAAGCCCTCGAGTACGCCGCAGGGCAGCTCGCGCGCGTCGGCGCCCTGCCATCGGGACTCGATCTCGCGCAGGTGCACGTAGCCGCGCCGCCGGTCGTCCAGGATATCAAAGAGGGTGCGCAGGCTCTGCAGGAAGGCGCGCGGCAGCCCCTCTGTGCTGGGCTCCGGGggcgcggcgggcggcgggcggcccGGCTCGGCCATCGCGGCTCCGGCCATGGGCCCGCCAGCCGGGCTCCCTGCTGGGCCCGCCCCAGGCTGAGTCCCCGCgtgggcccgggcccgggccggTCCCCTCGCAGCTCGACAGCGGGGAGGACGGCCGCACACACCCCGCAGCGACAATAGCTGCTACTTTTTGAATGGGCCTCCTCGTGGCGTCAGTGCTCATTAGCATTCGCTGCGACCATTGGCTAAGGCCGGCTCATCTTCTCCCTGATTGGCTGAGAGGCCGCCAGCCGGGTTTGATTTTCCGGCCGAGGGGCCAGCTCCCAGGGCGCTCCCGCCTCGGTGCCTGTAGGAGCCGGGGGCGCGCGGAGGCCCAGAGCTGGTAGGGGCGGCGCCCGCCCGCTCCTTCTCCCTCCCGGGCCTCATTGGGTGAGGGAGGGGGACCCCAGGGGACCCCCTTCTGCTCCCGCCGCCACCACACCGATCCTCTCGCCGCGGCTCATACCGCTCTCGGATTGGCCGCCTGGCCTACCTCtccgaggggcggggcctggcgtcCAATACAAAACCTGTCCCCAGGTGGCCTCTTGGGGTAAGCCTGGGGAGTACACCCCGCCCCCAGGGACCCAGCTGCCCCCCCTAGCTCCCCTGGGCGCTCTTCGCTGAGGGTCTCGAGCACAGACACCACCGACTCTGGAGCCTCTTTCTCTTGCCCCAGGCGGGCCCCGAGAGGATTGTGCGCTCCAGCCAGCTGGGCGCTTCCCCTCACAGAGGCCTCTCTGTCCCCGctgctgccagcccctcccccggtcCCTGGGGACAGCCTGGCCTTCTCCGCCTGTTGCGGGACAAAGCCACTTGTTCCTGTGTCCCCAGATCCCCATCTGGTGACCAGCTCTCCTCAGTTCCCAAGGTCCTCTGCTCCAGCCGCTTCCTCCCGCTGGACACCCCTCCACCTGCGCTCCGAGCTCTCTCGGCCTCCTCGGGCTGGCCAGGCGGCCCTGTGTCCCCTGGGCCCTTTCTTTCTAGCCAGACAGTCACTGTCTGATCGGTCCGGGTGGGCCCCGGAGGCCTAGCCTGCTGCCCAGCTCGGGAGCCCGTCTCAGGGAGCTGCCCAGAGGCTATCTGACCGGAATCCCCACCTtcacccctgcctgccctccaggccctgccctggtccCCGGGCCTCCCCCGAGGGTCTTCCTGGGCATTCCCTGGCCGGGCCGTGGGCACCTTGCCACTGAGCACTCATCTGCCACTTTCTAAAGAGCCACAGGCTGTTTATCCTCAGGGATACATCGGTGGTGAGTCACCAGACATCCCTTCCAGGCAGGCCTCCCGCACTGGGCTCACCTTGGCCCTCCAGCTGGCCTCCCTCAGGCTCTCCCTGTGTGGCCTGCCTACCTGGGCCGCTGTGTCCTTGGGCCCCAAGGCCCTGGTGCCTGTGTGTCAGTCCCAGGCTGGCCAGGGAGCGCCCTGCCTCTTCTCTCCTGGAGTTACCCACCAAACTCAGGGATCCTTGTGGTAAGCAACTGGGGGGACCTAGGAAGCCCCCTGCAGCCTGGCCTGCTGTGGCTCCCCCGTTAGTGCCAGGACCTGCCAAAGTCTCAGGATGGCGTCCAAGCTCTTTGCCCTGCggttcccctccccccacgcagTCCCCCTTGCCCAGGACACCTGGCACCCCCTCACCTCCGGGCCTCTGTGCGCGGTGGCCTTTCTACCAGGAATGCCCTTCCCTGTTTGCTCCCAGCCGATCCCTGGGCTGATGCTTCAAAGCTCCACTCAGACACCCGGCCCGACCCTGAAAGTCAGGCTAGGTGCCTGTACCCTGACCTTCAAAGCCTGGGGCTGCTTTCTGCTTGCTAGGGTGGCTGTCTCCCGATGAGCCCCTGTGCTCtttgggagcagggtggggccacCCAGACCTGGCATCGGCTTGGCCCTCGGTGGGTGCTCCGTGGATGGCTGGCACATGGGGAACCTTATCCTGGAGGTCACAGTGGAGACACCCACCGTCCTTGTGTGGGACACCAAGCCACAGCGAGGGCCGAAGACAGCTGGGGGGGCGGTTAGCGTGGGTGTGGAGGCCAGGGGCCCGCAgtgcccaggccaggctgggccccGTGAGCCCGAGCTCGGGGTGCAGAGGAGTCTGACACTGTGAGGATGGCAGCCCCCGCTGGCTTTTGGCCCCTGAGCTTCcttgtggccctggccaggccctggAGCAAGGTGCAGCAGAAAGGAGCCAGTGCCAGCTCAGGGCGTGGGTGGGGCTAAGGTGCGGCCCCAGGCCGTCCTGCCCCTGAACTTCGATCACTTCCTCCTTCCAACCTGGCCCAGCACGCCCCCAGCTCTCACTTTCAGCCTTGCTGTCACCCGGGAGGCTCCTCAGagcccctggccaggtgggtccCCTGCGGACCTGGCGCTTTTTGAGGCACCAGCCCAGTTACGGTTATATTCGTGCCGTGCCAGCCGGGAGCTtcctggaggtgggcagggggacaggcccctctgtccctgcctgACACTGGGCGTGGGGTGAAAGCGGCAGCTGCCTCGCAGCCCCCGAGCCTATTCCAGGGTGCTCTGGTCTCTCCTTCTGTGACAACAACCATTGGCCCACGGTGGCCTCTGGGCCCTGCTCCCCGGAGCCCTTTGGGTGAGGTCCTCTGACAGAGGGAAGGCGTCTCCTTGGCACAAGCCTGCCCTTGACAGGTGGTCCAGGAGGTGGAGGGGGTCACCCGCCGCTTCCTCACTGGCACGCCCGCCTGTCTGCACCCCCATCTGCCCAGGCGGGTCCGCTCCTTCCCTCTTGGTTCTTCTGGTGCCTCTGGCTGCATGGTCCTGACGGTCCAAACCCTTCTGGTTTCAGGCCCACTGCCACCTTGAGGCAGGGCGCGGGGGTCACCCTGACCCAGACAGGTCCCAAGTTCATGTTCTGGCACCTGCCTTCAAGGGCAAAAGTGCAGGGGCAGGAAGAGTTCCCATGGACTCTGTTCTGGGGCGTGGAGGCcgctctgctgcttcccccctgccccccccccacaccctctaCCTCCAGCGTCTGCCCCAAACTGCTCCTCCACTGCCACAAAGTATCGGAGCAGACTagccactcattcattcactcattcattcagcaaacactcCCTGTGGCCCAGTCACGGGCTTGGGACCCAGCACTCGTTCACCCAGTCAGCAAACACGGACTGCCTGCCTCCTGTGTGCCGGGCCCTAGTCTACCAGGATGGGCAGGGCAGTGAGCCAACAAGCCCATCTGTCATGGGGTTCACTTCCAAGGGGGGTGGTGGGCTCAGGCAGGGGAGCGTGCCGAAAGCCAGGAAGGAACAGAAGTCTGGGAGGGTGACCTGGGAGGGTCTCTGCAAAGAGGTGGCAGAAGCAGAGGCCTGACGAAGCCTGGCCGGAAGTCACGGGACTTTCTGGGGGAAGAGTGGTTGTGCAGGTAGGAGCCGCAGCAGGCGCGAGGGCCCTGAGGCAGCCTCGGACCGGCCTCGGGAGAGAAGGCCTTCCAGGTCCACAGAGCTCGCGGGGCCTCCAAGGGAGCTGGGAGGGCCTGCCTCCTCACCCCCGCAGGGCGAGTGTGGTGGGAGGGGCACCACAGGCCGGAGCTGCTTGCCAGGAGACACAGCTGTCTCAACAGGGGCTGGCCGAGCAGGCCTGGCCCGGGGCCCTTTTCCTGTTGAGTCCAAAACCACCATTTAAATTCATCttacggggggaggggggtgcaggcagaggggaataagggggtgggggatgggacaactgtaacaacatcatcaataaagtatattaaaaaccaaaaataaattcgTTTTAACCATGGGCATGTATAACTTTTAGACTCGATGAGACTAGTTTCTAAAAAGGAGTTCTGTCCCCAGATGACCGAAAACACTTGCATATTTGTCACAAGGAAGTTCATaaacagcaaaatattttaaagcctgGTAGTTTTAATAGCAAGGCAGGGCGGGGGCGGCCCCGGAACGGTTTGGGTCACAGCGGCAGTGGGGAGGAGACGGAGCGTGAAGGGCGCAGGGCGGCTTTCTTGGGCCTGGGGACACCCAGAAAACCAGCCCTGCTGCTGACGCGGTCCgtgccctgcagcccagcccagctgtgAGTCTGGCCCCTTCCAGGGCTGCTGTCCCTGCTGCCAGGCGTCTCAGTACGTGCAAACGTGGCTGCGTGCAGGACAGACCCCAGCCTTCCTCCaggtgcgcccccccccccccaatccagggcagtgggcagagggggtgttgtgtaattttacttttatttttagagaggagaagggacggagaaagagaggggaagggagggagaaagagggggagagaaatatgaatgtgtggttgcctctcgtgcgccccccaCCGGGACCGGGCATGTGCTCCgagcaggaatcgaaccagcgacaatCTGGTttacaggccggcgctcaatccagcGCAGAAGCGGTGTTTCTGAACTGAAGTCAGTCCACATGCTCCCGGGAAAGGGGAGTTGCAGAACCTGAGAAGAAGGGCTGTCCAACTCGAAGTGCCCCAACCCCCGTGCCTCAGGCGTTTCTGGCGCCGACTCTGGCTCCTCCGCTCACTGCATTGAGCGGGACCCCAGAGATCCGGCGCTGTGGGTGGGGCGCAGTTGAGGCCGCAGTTAGGTTGGAGcttgggggcagggcctgggcgggGCTCTAGGGCCAGCACCGCCCGTCTGGTCCCGTGATGCCGGTCTGAGCGCAGGGGTCACGAGTGCCTAGGGGGCCGACAGCAGCGGCAACGGCGACATGGCTTCAGAGCAGGATGTGCGCGCACGGCTGCAGCGCGTGGGCCAGGAGCACCTCCTGCGCTTCTGCGCGGAGCTGGCGCCGGGGCCGCGCGCCGCACTGCTGGCGGAGCTGGAGTCGCTGGAGCCCGAGGCGCTGCGCGAGCACTGCCAGCGCGCGGCCGCGGCCTGTGCGCGTCCCCCGGGCCCACCGCCCGACCTGGCCACGCGCCTGCGTCCCCTACCCCCGGAGCGAGTGGGCAGCGTGAGCCGGAGCGACTCGGAGAGACGGCGACTCTGGGAGGAAGAAGGTGAGGGGTCGGGAGGCCTGGGCGGGGCGGAGCGGGTGTCCCGGCAGCCGCCGCTCCTGGCCGCTGGAAGGGGCCTGGCCCGTAGAGCAGAGTGAGAGGAGATGCAGTGCTTGGAGTTTAGTTTGTTTCagtgctttgttctttttaattgttgttcatgtacagttgtctcctttttcctgccgccactccctcccaccctcagtcttTTCCCGCTCTGGCTTGGTCCACGTGCAGTCTCCTTTCTCACACCCACGAGCTCGGACCGTGGTGGGGCGCCCCCAGACGCTCGCAGGCTGGCAGCCGCCCGAGAGAGTGCTGTGTGCCTGCGCCCACTTGGCCGGCCAGTGCCCAGCCCCCAGGCGTGCTGGCAGCAGGGGACCCCTTGCACACTTGAGCACACTCCTGCCCCCCGTGTTCCCTCTGAAGGGCCCAGGGTGGGAATGAACCCAGGAGGACGCCACCCAAACCTCTGCAGGGTCAGGGCCAGGTTAGGCCGTCCGGGGGCTGTCAGGAGTCTCTGTCCCAGACACCAGCTTCCCTTCCCGAGAGGTGAAGGGTGGCAGTGCGGCGGGTCCTGGCGTCTCCTCATGGCACCCTTCGCCCCCAGGTTTCCGCCAGATCGCCCTGAACAAGGTGGCCGTGCTGCTGCTGGCGGGTGGGCAGGGCACGCGCCTGGGCGTGGCCTACCCCAAGGGCATGTATCAGGTGGGGCTGCCCAGCCGGAAGACTCTGTACCAGCTGCAGGCCGAGCGGATTCGGCGGGTGCAGCAGCTGGCCGGTGAGCGCCACGGAGTCCGCTGCACAGTGCCCTGGTGTGTCCCCTCTGCGTGACCCTGGCCCTGGAGCGGTCCCCCCATgtagccccagccctgccccacaccaggatttgaaccccaaCCCCAGCACAGCGCCCGGCATCCACCCAGACCGGAGCCCCCGATGCCAGCCCCCGTCGGAGCTCCTGAAGGCGGGCTGGGTCTCCCTGTCTCGGCAGGTACGTCATGACGAGTGAGTTCACTCTGGGGCCCACGGCCGAGTTCTTCAAGCAGCACGACTTCTTTCACCTGGACCCCGACAACGTGGTCCTGTTTGAGCAGCGCATGCTGCCTGTTGTGACCTTCGACGGGAAGGCCATCCTGGAGCGGAAAGACAAGGTTGCCATGGCCCCAGGtaggccccgcccctggcccagCACAGGGACGGGCCGCAATGTGCCTCCTGGAGGTTGTGGGGTTGGAGAGCGGCCTCCGCCGTCCGGGCCTTGATTTCTGTCTGTCACGTGGCGTAAACACGTGACTACTGGGCTAGTGAGAGAGCCGCTTCCGGCTCAAGGTGCAACCGCGAAGGGCTTCCTACCTCCAGCGCTACCGCCCCCGCCCCAGTAGCTAGGCGAGGCCAGGCTGCAGCCGTCTCAAGGCGCACCCCTTCTCCGCAGACGGCAACGGGGGCCTGTACTGCGCGCTGGCGGACCACCAGATTCTAGAGGACATGGAGCGCCGAGGAGTCGAGTTTgtgcacgtgtactgtgtggacaACATCCTggtgcggctggcagaccccgccTTCGTTGGCTTCTGCGTGCTGCAAGGCGCGGACTGTGGCGCCAAGGCGAGCCCTCCCACCCTAGCCGCcttgcccctcccagccccgccctcacTGCATTGCCCCGCCCCAGCCGCACCTCCAGCCCCACAGGGCCCCCGACAGACCCAGCCGTGCCAGCCCCACTGTCGTGGCCGCAGGTGGTGGAAAAGGCTTACCCCGAGGAGCCTGTGGGCGTGGTGTGCCAGGTGGACGGAGTCCCCCAGGTGGTGGAGTACAGCGAGATCAGCCCCGAGACCGCCGGCCTGCGCGCGCCCGACGGGGGCCTGCTCTACCGCGCCGGGAACATCTGCAACCACTTCTTCACCCGGCGCTTCCTGCGGGAGGTCACCGGGTGAGCGGTGGCCGGCGGCTGGCCCGAGGGGGGTGGGGCTCCGGGGAGGCGCTGTGCGTGGGTTGGGGTGGAGAAAGGTTCTTGGTGTGGAAAGAAGCCAGAGGCGCCGGAGGGCTGGGTAGCTGCTGGAAGGCTGAGGGGTGAGGCCGGCCTGCACGTCCTGGGGCGTGGCCCACGGCACCGCCTCCGCCCCTTTGCCCGTGCCCCTGGGCACGGATGAGGTGCCTGTGCCTCCCACGGCCCCAGCTCAGCTCCTACCAGCCGGTGCCCTTCAGGCCCATCCGCCACCTGCCCCGCCCAGCTGGGCGACCCTGTCTGAACCGCCTCTTGCCTCCccttgccctcccctctcccaggaagtTTGAGCCCTTGCTGAAGCCACACGTGGCTGTGAAGAAGGTCCCGTACGTGGACGACGAGGGGAATCTGGTGAAGCCGCTGACGCCAAACGGGATAAAGATGGAGAAGTTTGTTTTCGACGTGTTCCAGTTTGCCGAGTGAGTGGCAGTGGTCACTCTTTCCGCGtctcccttcctgctctgggggagaggggggcggGGTTCTGCGGCCCAGGTGGGCAGGGGTGCGGAGGCTGTGGTTGGGGGACACCGTGGGAGTGCCCCTTCACAGTGGGGGACTTGGGGAGGAGGCCCCGCTGAcggtgggagggcagggaagggcaggggctgtggacTTCGGGGCCCACCTGGTCCCCCCTCCTGAGTCCTCCGCCTGCCGTTTCCAGGTCGGGGTGCAGGGCCTCCTGGGGCATCTGGGCCTCACTTTGGGGTCGGTTTTGACTGGCAGCCGTAGGAGGGAGGACCTCAGGTGGCACCTGGGGGCCCCCCCAggcctgctgcccacctgccAGGGCCTCAGAACCCTGAGGTCCAGCGTGGCAGGTCGCCGGTTGTCCTCGCCAGGAAATTCGTGGCCTTCGAGGTGCTGCGGGACGAGGAGTTCTCCCCTCTGAAGAACGCCGACTCGGCCGACCGGGACACCCCCACCACGGCCCGGCGGGCGCTGCTCGCCCAGCACTACCGCTGGGCCCTGCAGGCCGGGGCCCGCTTCCTGGATGCACACGGGGCCCGGCGCCCCGAGCTGCCCGGGTGAGTGCGGGCCCCGGGTGCCACCGTCCAAGCACGTGGCCGTGTGCCCTGCTTGGCCATGCAGTGGCCGCTGCCGCTGCCTTGTGGCTCAGCCCCCTCAAGATTTGTTCAGGGTCCTAGGgaaggtgggggccggggggcacTGCAGCCTCATCTGGCTCATGCACAAgctctgaaaccaggtagggcgTTCAGAGAACAGCGAGGAGGGGGTTGCTTTTCAGGGCCGGAAAGGGAGAACGTTGGGTTTCCACGTCTCCGGTGTTCGCAGCCCCCGCCTACATTTTGGTGGTGCAGGTTCTGGGAGGGGAGCCtgccagggcagggtggtggctgggggtTCCGGGGTCCCATGGGAGAGATTCCCGGGAAGAGGAGTGTGGGCAGCTGGGGGTGTGGCGGTCAGCCTGCTGGGCCAGGACAGGGCCAGCACCCGAGACGGGTGGTGCTGGGGTCGGGCCCCggggcccacccccgcccccgcagagGCTGACAAGGGCCTTCCCTCAGCCTGCCCAGCAGCGAAGAGCCTCCGGCCGTGTGCGAGATCTCGCCGTTGGTGTCCTACTCTGGAGAGGTGAGAGCCCCCTGGCCGCCTGGGCTTCTGTGGGGTTTTCCCGGGGTCAGGCTGCACGAGCAGAGGAAGGCGCTCTGGGGAGAGGTGGGTGCTTGGGTAGCAAGTCGCAGCTCGGCCTCGCTTTACCCGTGGGGTGAATGGGCCCTTCGGTTGCGGAGGAACCCCCAGATGTGTGGGGGCTGGTGCGGCCCTCCGAGGTCCTGGGAGCGGCGGGAGGGCGAGCCTTGCAGAGGGAGGGGTGCTGGCCCCCTGGGGAAGCTCTGGCCTGAACTGGCcccagggccggggtggggggggcggtccTGCTCCAGGCTGAGTTGGGACCCCAGCCTGGGGACGAGAGAGAGACACTCGGCTCATTTCCAGGGTCTGGAGGCGTACCTGCAAGGCCGGGAGTTCCAGTCCCCAGTCATCCTGGACGAGAGTGGGGTCAGGGCATTGGGTCCCTGACTGGCGCCCAGACCCGCCGGCCCCCGTGGTCCGCAGGGGTGTGGACGTGGCCCTGGCCCGGGGCCCCGGGTAGGAAAGCAGGCTGCTGTGCCGCTCTGGACCGTGGGACCCGGAAGGAAGAGCCCAGGCTCGCTCCGTCACTCCTGGTTTACAGAGGGACTGCTCCCCTCGCCCTGGCAGCCCGCCCACTGGGGCCGACAGAGAAGCCGCCCGACTCATCAAGGGCTGGCGGCACCGACGAGAGGCTGGACTGCGGCTGCATTCTCTGCGTTGTCTcccaggcctcagcccctccGCCCCGTCTGTGACCGGTTCAGGCTGCTGAGCTCCCCCCAGGCAGAGCGGGACCAGCACCCCGGCCTCCTTCCGTCACTGACTGGAATTTAGATGGGGAGCGCCACCCCTTCTCCAGCCTGCGGGTGGCTCTGATCTTGGTGctcactcccctccctgccccctgcagcctggcccaggTTGGGGGCAGCCAGCGGGTCCTGTTTGTTCTCTTGTCCTGGCTTTACTGCCCCGGGCCCCAGCGCCACCTCCCCTTCTGGACGTAGCACAGGGGCGTCTACCTCCCGCTCACGTGAAGAGCGGTGTACAGTGCAGCCTGCTGCTAAACCGGGtcgcctgcccctcccctccactgccccccacTGCCCGCAGGGAACCCCCTGGTTTCCTCAGGGCAAAGGTGTCATCAGGACGGTGGGTTCAGGTGCCGCTGGTCCCTCCAGGGGCTTGGAGCAGACCCTGGCTGCACCCACGATCCCCGCCTGGGTGTGATGGCAGAGTTGGGGCCAGGCCCAGGTCTCCCAGCTTGTTGTAAACCTCAAAACCAAACCATGTGCCTTGGGGGCTTCTCCTCAGCTGCTCCCCAGGCAAGTTGGGGGCCTAGGGCAGAGGCAGGTCCACCTGGTGGAGGCCCCCAGCCAGGGTCGTGCCCAGagcgcccccccgcccctcacTGCCGGAACAGGAACGCTGAGCAGTCTCTTTTCTACGTAGTTTGCTGGGCGAACTATTGAAACGGCTCAACTTTTAAAGACTTGTTTTTGAATAATTGTATCTTCATATAAAGTTTCAAACAGCACCGAGGTCCCAGGCTCCCCTGTTTCCTGCACTGTTTGTAGCATGTGTGGTTACCAGGTGCCACCACAGCAGGACCCGGAGGTGCCCAGGCACTTCCCACAGGTGCGCGTCCTGTGTCCCCTCTGCACTGCAGAGGCCAGATGGTTCCATCGACACACACACGTTGCCTCTATAGCCCCCCGCCCCGCGTCTAACCCCAGACAACTGCTACCGAAGTCACTGAAATACCGCCAAGCCTGATTTTTTCAcgcacggggtgggggcggggctgccaaTAAACACGGGGTACTGTGATTGGCCCCCAGCCTGCAGAGTGCTGGAGGGCCATGGCCGGTAGCGGCAGTGGGAACTAGCCCACTCCCACGTGCGTTTACACCGTGTCTGTAAATGCTGGTTGTGGCACGCCGCTTGTAGCTGAACAGCACATTCGTGTAAGAaccctaggaactaacttcaaaagacacACACTGACCTTCAAGCGCCCCAGCCCCCTGAGATTTGCTGACTGTCatccatggagccaggatgacgcACACAGGGCCGTCACCCACCTTGTTGGGATGGACTGGGCACGCTGCCATGTAGGGAACTTGTCAACCTCCTCCTGTGGcttctgttcctctcttcctccttttaaaaCCTCTCTCCACAGAGGGGGAGACAAGCTTGGAGACATGAggcccccatcttccaggtggcccgCAACTGAATAAACCCCTTTCCTTCACGTGTTGGCTTCCCTAGCGGCAGGCGGCCGGGCCTCCCTTCGGTCACAGGACCAGCACCACGTGGTGTCAGTCAAGGGCTGGAGCCTGCACGCCGAGCTGCAGCCGCTCTGGGCGGGATGGTCGGTCAGGAAGCCGCTCCTGCTTGCTCTGCCCAGCTACCTCCCAGGGTCTAGGGAACCTGCAACAACTCAGTGCGTCAGGCATCTGGGGCTTAGGCACAGAACTTGCCGCTTGAACTAGTTCTCCAGGACCGGCCCGCCAAGGGCGTGTGCATCCTGCAGATGCCACCGTTTCCTCGGTAACTGGTTGTGCAGTGAGGGACGAGCGAGGGCCGCGTTAGAACCCCCCCCGCAGCCCGCAGAGCTGTGTGTGGGGTGAGACCCGCCGGGGCCTGAGAGATGGCCCCTGCAAGGGAACAGGGAGCTCCCTGGCGCAGGTGCAAAGGAGCCAGGCGTGGAGCAGGGGCACACGCGGCGGGGAGTCCCGCAGACATCCAGACAGGTCCTGAGCCGAGCGGGCCCCGGCAGCACCGGGCGGCTCTGCCAGGAGGAGAACCG
This sequence is a window from Phyllostomus discolor isolate MPI-MPIP mPhyDis1 chromosome 3, mPhyDis1.pri.v3, whole genome shotgun sequence. Protein-coding genes within it:
- the UAP1L1 gene encoding UDP-N-acetylhexosamine pyrophosphorylase-like protein 1 isoform X1, with translation MASEQDVRARLQRVGQEHLLRFCAELAPGPRAALLAELESLEPEALREHCQRAAAACARPPGPPPDLATRLRPLPPERVGSVSRSDSERRRLWEEEGFRQIALNKVAVLLLAGGQGTRLGVAYPKGMYQVGLPSRKTLYQLQAERIRRVQQLAGERHGVRCTVPWYVMTSEFTLGPTAEFFKQHDFFHLDPDNVVLFEQRMLPVVTFDGKAILERKDKVAMAPDGNGGLYCALADHQILEDMERRGVEFVHVYCVDNILVRLADPAFVGFCVLQGADCGAKVVEKAYPEEPVGVVCQVDGVPQVVEYSEISPETAGLRAPDGGLLYRAGNICNHFFTRRFLREVTGKFEPLLKPHVAVKKVPYVDDEGNLVKPLTPNGIKMEKFVFDVFQFAEKFVAFEVLRDEEFSPLKNADSADRDTPTTARRALLAQHYRWALQAGARFLDAHGARRPELPGLPSSEEPPAVCEISPLVSYSGEGLEAYLQGREFQSPVILDESGVRALGP
- the UAP1L1 gene encoding UDP-N-acetylhexosamine pyrophosphorylase-like protein 1 isoform X2 produces the protein MASEQDVRARLQRVGQEHLLRFCAELAPGPRAALLAELESLEPEALREHCQRAAAACARPPGPPPDLATRLRPLPPERVGSVSRSDSERRRLWEEEGFRQIALNKVAVLLLAGGQGTRLGVAYPKGMYQVGLPSRKTLYQLQAERIRRVQQLAGERHGVRCTVPWYVMTSEFTLGPTAEFFKQHDFFHLDPDNVVLFEQRMLPVVTFDGKAILERKDKVAMAPDGNGGLYCALADHQILEDMERRGVEFVHVYCVDNILVRLADPAFVGFCVLQGADCGAKVVEKAYPEEPVGVVCQVDGVPQVVEYSEISPETAGLRAPDGGLLYRAGNICNHFFTRRFLREVTGKFEPLLKPHVAVKKVPYVDDEGNLVKPLTPNGIKMEKFVFDVFQFAEKFVAFEVLRDEEFSPLKNADSADRDTPTTARRALLAQHYRWALQAGARFLDAHGARRPELPGEEPPAVCEISPLVSYSGEGLEAYLQGREFQSPVILDESGVRALGP